A single region of the Candidatus Methanomethylicota archaeon genome encodes:
- a CDS encoding V-type ATPase subunit has translation MSEAYVAVMAAARKSRMLTEQQMIEFLSLKNIEELINRIKDYYQITIQTPLNIERIEEEFIEKFYKEVEEFIEKLPSRRKLLKLIIREFEDERIARKILELRNKEKEYLNKLREMEYDEEIKESENILSYGIPGLVYSIFSKYRILKIAKELKGHKALTPYVSLKIDEHNVITIIRGIKNNIKEELIEKLLILDGGSIDKKILLEIIKTKKLDNLALVLGIPSQKSLRDIEREFEKRMRKILLEGYYKGYGSLEAAIAYIELKKIEIKNLIRILNCINLKIDPKIAIQEYFI, from the coding sequence TTGAGTGAAGCATATGTAGCAGTAATGGCAGCTGCTAGAAAAAGTAGAATGCTTACAGAACAACAAATGATTGAGTTTTTATCATTAAAAAATATTGAAGAATTAATAAATAGAATAAAAGATTATTATCAAATAACCATTCAAACTCCATTGAATATTGAAAGAATTGAAGAAGAATTTATTGAAAAATTTTATAAAGAAGTAGAAGAATTTATTGAAAAATTGCCAAGTAGAAGGAAACTCTTAAAACTAATTATAAGAGAATTTGAAGATGAAAGAATAGCAAGAAAAATTTTAGAATTAAGGAATAAAGAAAAGGAGTATTTAAATAAACTTCGTGAAATGGAATATGATGAAGAAATTAAAGAAAGTGAAAATATTTTAAGTTATGGCATACCTGGATTAGTATATTCAATTTTTTCAAAATATAGAATTCTAAAAATAGCTAAAGAATTAAAAGGTCATAAAGCATTAACACCATATGTTTCACTAAAAATAGATGAACATAATGTAATAACTATAATAAGAGGAATAAAAAATAATATAAAAGAAGAATTGATAGAAAAACTCCTTATATTAGATGGAGGATCAATTGATAAAAAAATACTTTTGGAAATTATTAAGACAAAAAAACTTGACAATTTAGCTTTAGTATTAGGAATACCTTCTCAAAAAAGTCTTAGAGATATAGAGAGAGAATTTGAAAAGAGGATGAGAAAAATATTACTTGAAGGATATTATAAAGGATATGGAAGCTTAGAAGCAGCCATTGCTTATATTGAACTTAAAAAAATAGAAATTAAGAACTTAATAAGAATATTAAACTGTATAAATCTAAAGATAGATCCAAAAATTGCAATCCAAGAATATTTTATTTAA
- a CDS encoding CoA transferase, protein MQRPLEGIRVLSVTQALFGPYCGMLLADLGAEVIKIEKPGTGDMNREWGPFFPGVEGPDKSGYYVSIHRNHKSITLNLKTKKGQEILKELVKISDVLIENFRPGTLDSWGIGYEELKKVNPRLIYACGSGFGHSGPYRDWPSYDIIGQAMSGFMDLNGWPDKPPCRAGSSIGDIIAGMFLCIGILAALRYRDITGKGQKVDVAQMDSMLAVLENAVIRYTLEGKPPTRIGAKHPTITPFDIFKAKDGYVVIAAGNDAIWRRLCNVMGKPELADDPRFATNPLRCKHESELKPIIEEWTKDKTRWEIVNLLLANDVPSAPVYNVAEAVEDPQTKAREMIVEVDQPQYGKVRIVGCPIKFSETPIRVFKPAPLLGQHTEEVLTQLLGYSKEQIEALRKENVI, encoded by the coding sequence ATGCAAAGACCTCTAGAGGGTATTCGTGTTCTAAGTGTAACACAAGCATTATTTGGTCCATATTGTGGAATGCTCTTAGCAGATCTTGGAGCTGAAGTAATAAAAATTGAAAAACCAGGAACAGGAGATATGAATAGAGAATGGGGGCCATTTTTCCCAGGCGTTGAGGGTCCAGATAAAAGCGGCTATTATGTTAGTATACATAGAAACCATAAAAGTATAACTTTAAATCTTAAAACAAAGAAAGGACAAGAAATTCTAAAAGAACTTGTTAAAATTAGTGATGTGCTTATAGAAAATTTCAGACCAGGAACTCTTGATAGTTGGGGAATTGGTTATGAAGAACTTAAAAAAGTAAATCCACGCTTAATATATGCTTGTGGATCTGGTTTTGGACATTCTGGTCCATATCGTGATTGGCCTAGTTATGATATAATTGGACAAGCCATGAGTGGCTTCATGGATTTAAATGGATGGCCAGATAAACCTCCTTGTAGAGCTGGATCATCTATAGGTGATATTATTGCTGGTATGTTTTTATGCATAGGCATATTAGCAGCATTAAGATATAGAGATATAACTGGTAAAGGTCAGAAAGTTGATGTTGCTCAAATGGATTCAATGCTTGCAGTTTTAGAAAATGCAGTAATACGCTATACTTTAGAAGGAAAACCTCCGACAAGAATAGGTGCAAAACATCCAACTATAACTCCATTTGATATATTCAAGGCTAAGGATGGTTATGTGGTTATTGCTGCAGGAAATGATGCTATTTGGAGAAGATTATGTAATGTAATGGGTAAACCAGAATTGGCTGATGATCCAAGATTTGCTACAAATCCACTTAGGTGTAAGCATGAATCTGAACTCAAGCCAATAATTGAAGAATGGACTAAGGATAAAACAAGATGGGAAATTGTAAATCTTCTATTAGCAAATGATGTACCTTCTGCTCCTGTATATAATGTAGCTGAAGCTGTTGAAGATCCGCAAACAAAAGCAAGAGAAATGATTGTTGAAGTAGATCAACCTCAATATGGAAAAGTTAGAATTGTTGGTTGTCCAATAAAATTTTCAGAAACTCCCATAAGAGTATTTAAACCAGCACCATTACTTGGACAACATACTGAAGAAGTTCTTACTCAATTACTTGGTTATAGTAAAGAACAAATAGAAGCTTTAAGAAAAGAAAATGTCATATAA
- a CDS encoding V-type ATP synthase subunit D produces MSLKVVPSKTNLIRLRRTLVFLKRAHELLEEKREILLLEVNRRIRECIKLKSEVNELLKNTNEILIKAIIILGLREINFISQFPRFEYKIEVQKHKIMGVSVPSISFSKEEKLLSYGISQPTVLIDQFIENLDKAIPLLIKLAELETIIIRLLEEVKKTQQRINALEQVLIPNYENLIKYISSVLEESEREEFVRIKKLKNIWARRSRL; encoded by the coding sequence TTGTCATTGAAAGTAGTTCCTTCTAAGACGAATTTAATTCGTCTTAGAAGGACTTTAGTATTTTTAAAAAGAGCACATGAATTACTTGAAGAAAAAAGAGAAATTTTATTATTAGAAGTCAATAGAAGAATACGTGAATGTATAAAATTAAAATCTGAAGTTAATGAATTACTTAAAAATACTAATGAAATTCTTATTAAAGCAATTATTATATTAGGATTGAGAGAAATAAACTTCATAAGTCAATTTCCAAGATTTGAGTATAAAATAGAAGTTCAAAAGCATAAAATAATGGGTGTTTCTGTTCCTTCTATTTCATTTTCAAAAGAGGAGAAACTATTATCTTATGGTATTTCTCAACCAACAGTATTAATTGACCAATTTATTGAAAATTTAGATAAAGCAATTCCTCTTTTAATAAAATTAGCAGAACTTGAGACAATAATTATAAGACTACTTGAAGAAGTGAAGAAAACTCAACAACGAATAAATGCTTTAGAACAAGTTTTAATACCTAATTATGAAAATTTAATAAAATATATATCTTCTGTTTTAGAAGAGTCTGAAAGAGAAGAATTTGTAAGAATTAAAAAATTGAAAAACATTTGGGCAAGAAGGTCGAGATTATGA
- a CDS encoding tRNA (adenine-N1)-methyltransferase, protein MIKEGDDVLLYLNDKNSWLLKVEKGKIFHTHKGIINLDEIIGKEYGFELRTSLGEVIKVLPPDYLDYLERMIRKTQVIYPKDMGYICLMANVHPGARVVECGTGSGILTTYIANLVRPDGKVFTYEVRKEFQEIARRNIIKLGLEKYVEFKLKDITQGIDEKDVDAVILDMATPWLVVEEAKKALKIGGRFVSFSPTINQIEKTVEVMRTTGFINIKIVEIILRKYKVKANETRPETLMIAHTGYIVSARRG, encoded by the coding sequence TTGATTAAAGAAGGAGATGATGTTTTACTTTATTTAAATGATAAAAATTCTTGGTTATTAAAAGTAGAAAAAGGAAAAATCTTTCATACACATAAAGGTATTATTAATTTAGATGAGATTATAGGTAAAGAATATGGATTTGAATTAAGAACTAGTTTAGGTGAAGTTATAAAAGTTTTACCACCAGATTATTTAGACTATTTAGAAAGAATGATAAGAAAAACTCAAGTAATCTATCCAAAAGATATGGGGTACATATGTTTAATGGCAAATGTACATCCAGGAGCAAGAGTTGTCGAATGTGGAACAGGTAGTGGAATTCTTACAACTTATATTGCAAATCTTGTTAGACCAGATGGTAAAGTATTCACTTATGAAGTAAGAAAAGAATTTCAAGAAATAGCAAGAAGAAATATTATAAAATTAGGATTGGAAAAATATGTAGAGTTTAAACTAAAAGACATAACTCAAGGAATTGATGAAAAAGATGTAGATGCAGTTATATTGGATATGGCAACACCTTGGCTTGTTGTTGAAGAGGCTAAAAAAGCTTTAAAAATTGGAGGGAGATTTGTAAGTTTTAGTCCAACAATAAATCAAATAGAAAAAACTGTTGAAGTAATGCGAACAACAGGATTTATAAATATAAAAATTGTAGAAATTATATTAAGAAAGTATAAAGTAAAAGCAAATGAAACAAGACCTGAAACTTTAATGATAGCTCATACAGGATATATTGTCTCAGCAAGGAGAGGATAA
- a CDS encoding V-type ATP synthase subunit B, whose translation MSIEYRSIQKISGPLIFVEGVSGVGYYELVEIRDSEGNLRKGRVLEINRNIAVVEVFEGTTGLSITSATVKFLGRPLTIPLSTEMLGRAFNGIGEPIDGGPLPIAEEYRDVNGLPINPYSRDYPTKFIQTGVSAIDGMNTLVRGQKLPIFSGSGLPHNLLATQIARQATIVGEEEGFAVIFVAMGIKHDEAAFFKRSFEESGVLKNSALFLNLADDPPVERLVTPRCALTLAEYLAFEQDMHILVILTDMTNYAEALREISAAREEVPSRKGYPGYMYSDLASIYERAGRIKGRKGSITQMPVLTMPNDDITHPIPDLTGYITEGQIVLDRDLHRRGIYPPINVLPSLSRLMKDGIGKGKTREDHGPVASQLYSAYARAQELRMLSTIIGEEGLSERDKLYLKFGEMFEKRFVNQGVNENRSLETTLNIAWELLSIFPDSELTRIPDRIIKLYKRA comes from the coding sequence TTGTCAATTGAATATAGGAGTATTCAAAAAATAAGTGGACCATTAATATTTGTAGAAGGTGTTTCTGGTGTAGGTTATTATGAACTTGTAGAAATAAGAGATAGTGAAGGAAATTTAAGAAAAGGTAGAGTTTTAGAAATTAATAGAAACATTGCTGTTGTTGAGGTCTTTGAGGGGACAACAGGGCTTTCTATAACTTCAGCTACTGTTAAATTTCTTGGAAGACCATTAACTATTCCTTTATCAACAGAAATGCTTGGGAGGGCATTCAATGGAATAGGAGAACCTATAGATGGTGGTCCTCTCCCAATAGCAGAAGAATATAGAGATGTTAATGGCCTACCTATTAATCCCTATTCAAGAGATTATCCTACTAAGTTTATTCAAACTGGAGTATCTGCAATAGATGGCATGAATACGCTTGTAAGAGGTCAAAAATTACCTATATTTTCAGGATCAGGACTTCCTCATAACTTACTTGCAACACAAATTGCAAGACAAGCTACTATTGTTGGTGAAGAAGAAGGATTTGCAGTAATATTTGTGGCAATGGGCATAAAACATGATGAAGCTGCATTCTTTAAGAGAAGTTTTGAAGAATCTGGTGTATTAAAGAATTCTGCTTTATTCTTGAATTTAGCCGACGATCCTCCAGTTGAACGATTAGTTACACCTAGATGTGCTTTAACACTTGCAGAATATCTTGCATTTGAGCAAGATATGCACATATTAGTAATATTAACTGATATGACAAATTATGCTGAAGCATTACGTGAAATTAGTGCTGCAAGAGAAGAAGTGCCAAGTAGAAAAGGATATCCTGGTTATATGTATAGTGATTTAGCATCTATTTATGAACGTGCTGGAAGAATTAAAGGAAGAAAAGGAAGCATAACACAAATGCCTGTTTTAACAATGCCAAATGATGATATTACTCATCCCATACCTGATCTTACAGGTTATATTACTGAAGGTCAGATAGTACTAGATAGAGATTTACATAGACGTGGTATTTATCCACCAATTAATGTTTTACCAAGTCTTTCTAGATTAATGAAAGATGGAATAGGAAAAGGTAAAACTAGAGAAGATCATGGACCAGTAGCAAGTCAACTTTATTCAGCATATGCTAGAGCTCAAGAATTGAGAATGCTTAGTACTATAATAGGAGAAGAAGGTCTTAGTGAAAGAGATAAATTATATTTAAAATTTGGTGAAATGTTTGAAAAACGATTTGTAAATCAAGGCGTAAATGAGAATAGAAGTTTAGAAACTACATTAAATATTGCATGGGAGCTCCTTTCAATATTTCCCGATTCTGAACTTACAAGAATACCTGATAGAATTATAAAGCTTTACAAGAGGGCATAA
- a CDS encoding V-type ATPase 116kDa subunit family protein, with amino-acid sequence MFRPESMSKTTLLFLKSDTEYVLDLLNKHGAFHLVFKKSNFELSNVKTLINRVNNLVEKINSICFEENIGVNNITSTQLITVNNWESLISLIENKINEYENIIKEIELIKSIESSLKSVISIWKPFITSIEKFIPKLFSSKYFSFLVFYQKEKRIVDLKTIIPLPTIVFDIVQDPHTIFVICFSQEVYNIKKAFEEAGYVEMPQFDGMPKDIIEASKALEYFEKKFNEISSKKSQLISNLYLMKSNLEYFKSLLFDTYTIFSIKESNTLEKHWVMLEGYVPTKNVENLLNDLKNKLNGRIIFNSIEEHSSSQVPVIFNYPKFFKLFESVTNLYGVPSYTEINPTPILAITFPLFFGLMFGDLGHGIMLALLGLFMYKFSKSMEKIGKILIICGIFSAIIGGLLYGEAFGKHIGYHTIFSPSEDFMSIFKFSLYIGAAQISLGIIIQIINNFIQKKKIDALLFNLPRLFIYITFVYLVFGYGLNIMKWLEGPIFLLFIPSIIMLIGKPIFLMITHDKREGLSAFGETSFEVLDTLIRSISNTASYLRIFAMVMAHTLLVNVFYLLASITGEGILGQIISWLIMAIGNIFVVLLEGVIAIAQDLRLHFYEWFSKFYEDGGIKFTPFKLALGIPIIK; translated from the coding sequence GTGTTCCGTCCTGAGTCAATGTCAAAAACTACTTTACTTTTTTTAAAATCTGATACAGAATATGTTTTAGATTTATTAAACAAACATGGTGCTTTTCATTTAGTATTTAAGAAAAGTAATTTTGAATTAAGTAATGTAAAAACATTAATAAATAGAGTGAATAATTTAGTAGAAAAAATTAATTCCATATGTTTTGAAGAAAATATAGGAGTAAATAATATAACAAGTACTCAATTAATTACAGTTAATAATTGGGAATCTCTCATAAGTCTAATAGAAAATAAAATTAATGAATATGAAAATATTATCAAAGAAATTGAATTAATAAAGTCTATAGAATCTTCTTTAAAGAGTGTTATTTCAATTTGGAAGCCATTTATTACTTCTATTGAAAAATTTATTCCAAAATTATTTTCTTCCAAATATTTTTCTTTCTTAGTATTTTATCAAAAAGAAAAACGTATTGTAGATTTAAAAACAATAATTCCTCTTCCAACCATTGTATTTGATATTGTTCAAGATCCTCATACTATATTTGTAATATGCTTTTCTCAAGAAGTATATAATATAAAGAAAGCTTTTGAAGAAGCCGGATATGTAGAAATGCCACAATTCGATGGTATGCCAAAAGACATAATTGAAGCTAGTAAAGCTTTAGAATATTTTGAAAAGAAATTTAATGAAATCTCATCTAAAAAATCTCAGCTCATATCTAACCTTTATTTAATGAAATCTAATTTAGAATATTTTAAATCATTATTATTTGATACATATACTATTTTTTCAATTAAAGAAAGTAATACTTTGGAGAAACATTGGGTAATGTTAGAAGGATATGTTCCTACAAAAAATGTAGAAAATCTACTTAATGATTTAAAAAATAAACTTAATGGTAGAATAATATTTAATTCAATAGAAGAACATTCTTCTTCTCAAGTACCTGTAATTTTTAATTATCCAAAATTCTTTAAATTATTTGAAAGTGTTACAAATCTTTATGGCGTTCCATCTTATACAGAAATAAATCCAACACCTATACTTGCTATTACTTTTCCACTTTTCTTTGGTTTAATGTTTGGTGATCTTGGTCATGGGATAATGCTTGCATTATTAGGATTATTTATGTATAAATTCTCTAAATCTATGGAAAAAATTGGAAAAATATTAATTATATGTGGAATTTTTAGTGCAATTATAGGTGGATTACTATATGGTGAAGCTTTTGGTAAACACATAGGTTATCATACTATATTTTCACCAAGTGAAGATTTTATGTCAATTTTTAAATTCTCTTTATATATAGGAGCAGCTCAAATATCCTTAGGAATTATTATACAAATTATAAACAATTTTATACAAAAGAAGAAAATAGATGCTTTATTATTTAATTTACCCAGATTATTTATCTATATTACTTTTGTATATCTTGTATTCGGTTATGGCTTAAATATAATGAAATGGCTTGAAGGTCCTATTTTCTTACTATTTATCCCTTCTATAATAATGCTTATTGGAAAACCAATTTTCTTAATGATAACACATGATAAAAGAGAAGGACTTTCTGCTTTTGGAGAAACAAGTTTTGAAGTTTTAGATACTTTAATTCGTTCTATTTCAAATACTGCATCTTATTTAAGAATTTTTGCAATGGTAATGGCACATACATTATTAGTTAATGTATTCTACTTATTAGCATCAATTACAGGTGAAGGAATTTTAGGCCAAATAATATCATGGTTAATAATGGCAATTGGAAATATTTTTGTTGTTTTATTAGAAGGGGTAATTGCAATAGCACAAGATTTAAGGCTTCATTTCTATGAATGGTTTAGTAAATTCTATGAAGATGGAGGAATTAAATTCACACCATTTAAATTAGCATTAGGCATTCCTATTATTAAATAA
- a CDS encoding ATP synthase subunit C, giving the protein MKISALSPKKRIRLFWSLAIVVGLLITISSIIIVRAAMPSIEVTSITSQEISMLALSSMLAVSICSVCASYALARSGAAAISALVEKPETFFKAFLVVTLCEAIAIYGLVVAVLLWLRIPA; this is encoded by the coding sequence TTGAAAATTAGTGCTTTATCTCCAAAGAAGCGAATTCGTCTTTTCTGGAGTTTAGCAATAGTTGTTGGTCTTTTAATAACTATAAGTTCTATAATAATTGTAAGAGCAGCAATGCCTTCTATTGAAGTAACTTCAATAACTTCTCAAGAAATTTCAATGTTGGCTCTTTCTTCTATGTTAGCAGTATCTATATGTAGTGTTTGTGCTAGTTATGCACTTGCTAGAAGTGGAGCTGCAGCTATATCTGCATTAGTTGAAAAACCAGAGACTTTCTTTAAAGCTTTCTTAGTTGTTACACTTTGTGAAGCAATAGCCATATACGGTCTTGTAGTAGCTGTTCTATTATGGTTAAGAATACCTGCATAG
- a CDS encoding biotin--[acetyl-CoA-carboxylase] ligase has translation MSYKINDFFKNSSFISGEEIAKKLNISRVAVHKYIQKLRSQGYVIEGVCGKGYRLIPRPDGLLPLELKIRLNTKIFGKEIITLETVDSTQNFIKKLAEEGAPEGTLVIALEQKSGKGRMNRQWHSPKGGLWFSILLRPPFLPKEMYKLTLLFGVAVAKSLKIYGLEPHLKWPNDVLINNKKICGILLEGSTEADRIEYIAVGIGINANFLVDSLPEDVRKNATSIFEILNKKIDRAELLCEILKNSESLYLYAIENGFSHIISLWKSLSLFDKMVEIRLFNESIRGIAIDIDEDGALILNENGKIRKIYSGDVIFI, from the coding sequence ATGTCATATAAAATCAATGATTTTTTTAAAAACTCTTCTTTTATTTCAGGAGAGGAAATTGCAAAGAAACTTAACATAAGTAGGGTTGCTGTTCATAAGTATATTCAAAAACTTAGAAGTCAAGGCTATGTTATAGAGGGGGTGTGTGGAAAAGGCTATAGATTAATTCCAAGACCAGATGGGCTTCTTCCTCTTGAATTAAAGATAAGACTTAATACTAAAATATTTGGAAAAGAAATAATTACATTAGAAACTGTTGACTCAACTCAAAATTTTATAAAAAAGTTAGCAGAAGAAGGAGCTCCTGAGGGAACTTTAGTTATAGCTTTAGAACAAAAATCAGGAAAAGGTAGAATGAATAGACAATGGCATTCACCAAAAGGTGGTTTATGGTTTAGTATTTTACTACGTCCACCATTTTTACCTAAAGAAATGTATAAATTAACATTATTATTTGGAGTGGCTGTTGCAAAATCTTTGAAAATCTATGGCTTAGAACCTCATTTAAAATGGCCAAATGATGTACTTATTAATAATAAAAAAATTTGTGGCATTCTTTTAGAAGGAAGTACAGAAGCTGATAGAATAGAATATATTGCTGTTGGTATTGGGATAAATGCAAATTTCCTCGTAGATTCTTTACCTGAAGATGTTAGAAAAAATGCTACATCAATTTTTGAAATTTTAAATAAAAAAATAGATAGAGCAGAATTACTATGTGAAATATTAAAAAATTCAGAATCTCTTTATTTATATGCCATTGAAAATGGATTTTCTCATATAATTTCTCTTTGGAAATCATTATCTTTATTTGACAAAATGGTAGAAATTCGTTTATTTAATGAATCTATAAGAGGTATTGCTATTGACATTGATGAAGATGGAGCACTTATATTAAATGAAAATGGAAAAATAAGAAAAATATATTCTGGGGATGTTATATTTATTTAA
- a CDS encoding SufD family Fe-S cluster assembly protein has translation MVEEWRRKFKEIALSAIDKKATFGSDIDLSKFIDKIEINKSINEDIEERALEVGIELSKEKSGTYFQLDHSVLISKVASNIRGLEILPIDDALLKYDWLKSYYWKTLSVDQDKYTAIAELKQNKGYFIRTAPGVKISQPIQACLFIDTQGLLQAPHNIIIAEEDSELNIITGCTISSRVKSALHVGITEFYIKKNATVIFTMIHNWGEDVYVRPRTGAIIEEGGIFISNYISLKPVRDIQTYPTAYLVGNNAKAKFNSIIYASKDSIIDLGNRIILMSEGSSGESIFKVVATGRSKVYNRGQIIGQNKATKGHLECRGLILCPTASIVAIPELIAEHSETELSHEAAIGKLQEEQLHYLMSRGIAPEEAIGILVKGFLDPGLPGLPEILKSEIRRRIFEIK, from the coding sequence ATGGTTGAAGAATGGAGAAGAAAATTTAAGGAAATAGCACTTAGTGCAATTGATAAAAAAGCAACTTTTGGAAGTGATATAGATTTAAGTAAATTTATTGATAAAATAGAAATTAATAAATCAATTAATGAAGATATAGAAGAAAGAGCTTTAGAAGTTGGAATTGAATTATCAAAAGAAAAAAGTGGAACTTATTTTCAATTAGATCATTCTGTACTTATTTCTAAAGTAGCTTCAAATATAAGAGGATTAGAAATATTACCAATAGATGATGCATTATTGAAATATGATTGGCTTAAATCCTATTATTGGAAAACTCTCTCAGTTGATCAAGATAAATATACTGCAATTGCTGAATTAAAACAAAATAAAGGTTATTTCATAAGAACTGCTCCTGGTGTTAAAATTTCACAACCAATACAAGCTTGTTTATTTATTGATACACAAGGATTGCTTCAAGCACCACATAATATAATAATAGCAGAAGAAGATTCAGAATTAAATATTATAACTGGATGTACAATAAGTAGTAGAGTAAAATCTGCTCTTCATGTAGGCATAACTGAATTCTATATAAAGAAAAATGCTACAGTAATATTTACAATGATACACAACTGGGGGGAAGATGTTTATGTTAGACCTAGAACAGGAGCAATTATAGAGGAAGGAGGAATTTTTATATCAAATTATATATCACTTAAACCAGTACGAGATATTCAAACTTATCCAACAGCTTATTTAGTAGGGAATAATGCTAAAGCAAAATTCAATTCCATAATTTATGCAAGTAAAGATTCTATAATAGATTTAGGCAATAGAATAATTTTAATGAGTGAAGGAAGCTCAGGAGAATCTATATTTAAAGTAGTAGCTACTGGAAGAAGTAAAGTTTACAATAGAGGACAAATAATTGGTCAAAATAAAGCTACAAAAGGACATCTTGAATGTAGAGGTTTAATACTTTGCCCAACTGCTTCTATAGTAGCCATACCTGAATTAATAGCTGAACATTCTGAAACTGAACTCTCTCATGAAGCAGCTATAGGAAAATTACAAGAAGAACAATTACACTACTTAATGTCAAGGGGGATTGCACCAGAAGAAGCAATTGGGATTCTTGTAAAAGGATTTTTAGATCCTGGATTACCAGGATTACCTGAAATATTAAAATCAGAAATTAGAAGAAGAATATTTGAAATTAAATAA